The following are encoded in a window of Allosphingosinicella indica genomic DNA:
- a CDS encoding helix-turn-helix domain-containing protein, with amino-acid sequence MDEGAILQELGTRIRAQRKRIGLTQEALALVANVDRSYYGAVERGERNVTFTVLCRLCIALRCDVAALTEALPPGE; translated from the coding sequence ATGGACGAAGGGGCGATCCTTCAGGAACTGGGCACTAGGATCAGGGCGCAGCGCAAGCGTATCGGCCTGACGCAGGAGGCCCTGGCCTTGGTGGCGAACGTGGACCGTTCCTATTACGGCGCTGTCGAGCGCGGAGAGCGCAACGTCACCTTCACTGTCCTTTGCCGCCTGTGCATCGCCCTTCGATGCGACGTAGCCGCACTGACCGAAGCACTTCCGCCCGGCGAGTGA